The following coding sequences lie in one Arachis hypogaea cultivar Tifrunner chromosome 4, arahy.Tifrunner.gnm2.J5K5, whole genome shotgun sequence genomic window:
- the LOC112794653 gene encoding uncharacterized protein produces MSFVKSVDASDMIKTVDTLFKLFAEVIEWVGSSNIVHVVIDNAANYVSAGKLIHEKYPNIFWSPCAAHFINLILKDIASLPHIADLASRASKVAVFVYNHMIFLSWLRKRKEWKEIVRPGVTRFATVFITLKSIYDHKEDLQSLVIDKYFTSHKLSKSVNGKMVSSIILDSKFWEDCFTTVMLVGPLIKLLRLVDADEKPSLGIVYAGMQRAKINIKTMFRNRKSAYTPYTSILKMRWDKHLKRDLHAAAYFLNPNYFYSEEFVEKANILRFLLDLFDIETLCDDLVAAMQEIQLYRDRKGSFGRESALKAIKRLKPGEWWRLHGGSAPNLQKMAIRLLHQTSSSSGCERNWSLFEQIHSKRRNRLEHQRLSDIVYVTYNLRLQSRMHRKKENYDSIDIQRIDTVDFWVMPDEDDPKFTNEDIEGIENLIYTDNAMPSYPTDGGDVELDVDFPNVADSSNTASFGGTSDDGDFGLPVYDGDVGTLNDNYDF; encoded by the exons ATGTCATTTGTTAAGTCTGTTGATGCTTCTGATATGATAAAAACTGTCGATACATTGTTTAAATTGTTTGCTGAGGTTATTGAGTGGGTTGGGTCTAGTAACATTGTGCATGTGGTTATTGATAATGCTGCGAATTATGTATCTGCTGGAAAACTCATTCATGAAAAGTATCCAAACATTTTTTGGTCTCCTTGTGCTGCTCATTTCATCAATCTTATCTTGAAAGACATAGCAAGTCTTCCTCACATAGCTGACCTTGCCTCTCGTGCTTCAAAAGTGGCTGTCTTTGTTTACAATCATATGATTTTCTTGTCATGgcttagaaaaagaaaagagtggAAAGAAATTGTTCGACCAGGAGTAACACGTTTTGCTACTGTTTTCATTACTTTGAAAAGTATATATGATCATAAAGAAGACTTGCAATCATTGGTGATTGACAAATATTTCACTTCTCATAAATTATCCAAGAGTGTCAATGGGAAGATGgttagttcaattatcttggatagTAAGTTTTGGGAGGATTGTTTTACTACTGTTATGCTTGTTGGTCCTCTAATTAAGTTATTGAGGCTTGTTGATGCTGATGAGAAACCTTCTCTGGGTATCGTGTATGCGGGCATGCAAAGAGCCAAAATTAATATCAAGACAATGTTTAGAAATAGGAAATCTGCATACACACCTTATACAAGTATCTTGAAAATGCGGTGGGATAAGCATTTGAAGCGTGACCTCCATGCAGCAGCATACTTTTTGAATCCAAATTACTTCTATAGTGAGGAGTTTGTTGAGAAGGCAAATATCTTGAGGTTTTTGCTTGATTTATTTGATATTGAAACTCTTTGCGATGACTTGGTTGCCGCAATGCAAGAGATACAGTTATATCGAGATCGAAAAGGAAGTTTTGGAAGGGAAAGTGCATTGAAAGCAATTAAGAGACTTAAACCTG GTGAATGGTGGAGGCTACACGGTGGGAGTGCTCCTAACTTGCAAAAAATGGCAAttcgtcttcttcatcaaacatctTCATCATCCGGATGCGAGAGGAACTGGAGCCTCTTTGAACAAATCCATTCAAAGAGGAGGAACCGATTAGAGCATCAAAGGCTAAGTGACATTGTTTATGTCACTTATAATCTACGCCTTCAATCTAGAATGCATCGCAAGAAGGAGAATTATGATTCAATTGACATTCAAAGAATTGACACAGTAGATTTTTGGGTAATGCCGGATGAAGATGATCCTAAATTTACTAATGAAGACATCGAAggcattgaaaatttaatttatacggATAATGCTATGCCTTCATATCCTACAG atggagGAGATGTGGAACTTGATGTGGATTTCCCTAATGTTGCTGATTCTTCAAATACAGCTTCTTTTGGTGGTACTTCTGATGATGGTGACTTTGGATTACCTGTTTATGATGGAGATGTTGGAACActtaatgataattatgatttttga
- the LOC112796305 gene encoding protein REGULATOR OF FATTY ACID COMPOSITION 3, chloroplastic yields the protein MIHNTLTLIHNTNHHFFISANGYPSFSSSFLPFSIRTKPRRKSASLVVSAHKKDNKEDSHSFVSNPNESTGFFPEAVLLKKKSIQEDGKVLPEFEDAEERQLFEALILELDSDTSVDQMRHYEIVYLIHEKHKEQVAAVNEKIQDFLREKKGTVWRFSDWGMRRLAYKIKKAKNAHYILMNFELDAKYINEFKTMLDQDERVIRHLVIKRDEAITEDCPPPPEFHTLRAGADDDYDDEGYETEYDEDFDDDWDGEDDDDGEIIIVDDDDDYDDDDGRDHRNDTSANMIQPDRKLRAGNVAR from the exons ATGATTCACAACACCCTTACACTCATTCACAACACCAATCACCATTTCTTCATCTCCGCGAATGGGTACCCTTCCTTTTCTTCCTCTTTCCTACCATTTTCAATTCGAACCAAGCCCAGAAGAAAATCAGCATCACTGGTTGTGAGTGCCCACAAGAAAGACAACAAAGAAGACAGCCATAGCTTTGTTTCCAACCCAAACGAGTCCACTGGCTTCTTCCCAGAAGCAGTACTCCTTAAAAAA AAATCAATCCAGGAAGATGGCAAGGTTCTGCCGGAGTTCGAAGATGCTGAAGAAA gACAACTTTTTGAAGCGCTTATACTTGAGCTGGATAGCGATACGAGTGTTGATCAAA TGCGCCATTATGAGATTGTTTACTTGATTCATGAAAAGCACAAGGAACAAGTTGCAGCTGTCAACGAGAAAATTCAAG ACTTTTTGAGGGAAAAGAAAGGCACAGTGTGGAGATTTAGTGATTGGGGTATGAGAAGGCTGGCTTACAAAATAAAGAAAGCTAAAAATGCACACTACATTTTGATGAACTTTGAGTTGGACGCGAAATATATCAACGAGTTCAAGACAATGTTGGACCAAGATGAGAGAGTTATTAGGCATCTTGTGATCAAGAGGGACGAGGCGATCACCGAAGATTGTCCTCCTCCTCCCGAGTTTCATACTCTGCGCGCCGGTGCAGATGATGATTATGACGATGAAGGATATGAAACAGAATATGATGAGGATTTCGATGATGATTGGGatggtgaagatgatgatgatggcgAAATTATCAttgtggatgatgatgatgattatgatgatgatgatggtagaGATCATAGAAATGATACATCAGCAAATATGATACAGCCAGATAGAAAATTGAGGGCTGGGAACGTAGCTAGGTAG
- the LOC112794204 gene encoding ferritin-like catalase Nec2, giving the protein MAVKIISKSTKLFALLLVLLSYSPNAVLVGSVTIIAPITDDLLFKFALNFDYLFAEIFLKGALGLGLNEVAPNLVDGGPSPIGASVANLGPLVKDIFSQIGYQYVGRIRAIKRTLINGGIARPLVNISSATFAEFMDNAFGRQLVPPFDPYANDTNFLLAAYFLPYIGLTGLVNANALLLTPAAKTLAARILGVEAGQDGIIRTLLYERRDEIVRPYDGVSVAEFTNRISDLRNRLGKEGVKDEGLVVPIEQGAEGRVTGNVLSANNDSLSYDRSPQALLRILYGTGNESVPGGFFPDGANGVLADSFRLL; this is encoded by the exons ATGGCTGTTAAGATTATTTCAAAATCCACCAAACTCTTTGCTCTACTACTAGTGCTCCTCTCTTATTCTCCTAATGCAGTTCTTGTGGGATCAGTCACAATTATTGCACCAATAACTGATGATCTTCTTTTtaaatttgctttgaattttgaTTACCTCTTTGCTGAGATCTTTTTGAAGGGAGCATTGGGTCTTGGATTAAACGAGGTTGCTCCAAATTTAGTAGATGGAGGACCCTCTCCTATTGGTGCCAGTGTGGCCAATCTTGGTCCCCTTGTTAAGGATATTTTCTCCCAGATTGGTTACCAATACGTTGGACGTATAAG GGCAATAAAGAGGACATTGATCAATGGTGGGATCGCAAGGCCATTGGTGAATATAAGCTCAGCAACATTTGCAGAATTCATGGATAATGCCTTTGGAAGACAACTTGTGCCTCCATTTGATCCCTATGCCAATGACACAAACTTTTTGCTTGCAGCTTATTTTCTTCCTTATATTGGTCTTACTGGCTTAGTTAATGCCAATGCACTGCTCCTAACTCCAGCCGCCAAAACG CTTGCAGCAAGAATTCTAGGTGTAGAAGCCGGGCAAGATGGGATTATCCGAACGCTGCTATACGAACGGCGAGACGAGATAGTAAGGCCATATGATGGAGTGAGTGTGGCAGAGTTTACGAATCGAATCTCGGATCTTCGGAACCGGTTAGGGAAGGAAGGTGTGAAAGATGAAGGTCTTGTTGTCCCTATTGAGCAAGGTGCTGAGGGCAGAGTCACTGGCAATGTTCTTTCTGCTAACAATGATTCTCTTTCATACGATAGATCTCCACAAGCATTGTTGAGGATACTTTATGGCACCGGAAATGAAAGTGTTCCTGGTGGTTTCTTCCCTGATGGAGCTAATGGTGTTCTAGCTGATTCTTTTCGGCTTCTTTGA